The Puntigrus tetrazona isolate hp1 chromosome 16, ASM1883169v1, whole genome shotgun sequence genome includes a region encoding these proteins:
- the sphk2 gene encoding sphingosine kinase 2 isoform X2 encodes MTEEALLHGQFGGWSSGGGSGSNSNSCPNSPGGVSLPSSPASTNYALTLTPAHIHVQRLSPRAGKQSRLILPLAELTGCSCPRSPAPPLLVLYWYPPGRRRKGVSRHRQVRAYLAESRVEAEKWNAAIQSLLRGMDVNSTTEFCKSMLPRPRRLLLLVNPFSGRGQAMQWCQTHILPMIREANISYNLIQTERQNHARELIREISLQEWDGIVIVSGDGLLHEVINGLMERPDWEQAIKTPVGILPCGSGNALAGSINHYAGYDMCLREPLLLNCCFLLCRGGVKPMDLVSVTTSPCTSSSTTNQNGHPPAPRRLFSFLSVAWGFVSDVDIESERYRGLGSARFTLGTLVRLASLRSYKGRLSYLPPGMVNPSPDATPQPPRRPLSRSITEGLEGFCRTPIHRTCSDMGLSEQRSLRKGDGEREREREREREERERERERRRERARGVGVVRASSLAEDREREVEAEEKMEETSGTSSESTEREECDNTASNNGNREEENKPGGDEIDGEEVTKVRDDANECTESYQTTPPEMQRTLRKNSAPSSQIINAFFSQPIGAESDQDLEVAAYGKEDEDINGTYFQREAFPVDKSRERALTISSSPFRQSPFKAFKPKTLDQNQNPSRPRPLSLLHQSHSNSLPPKFPSLSLSLSPTPPSSPSCASPHSSYLAPRPNTPSSSSPSPSFHSPTPSFNFDLAEPAGPLKNRPFMTSSINLPEDDLLPPLDQPLPTRDWVTIEGDFVLVLAIYQSHLGADLLAAPQARFDDGLIHLTFVRAGISRATLLRLFLAMERGAHLSVSSPYVSHVSARALRLQPLSSRGTLTVDGELVPYGPLQAQVHPSMARLIVGDSGIKITRF; translated from the exons ATGACTGAGGAGGCCCTGCTGCATGGACAATTTGGTGGTTGGAGCAGCGGAGGAGGAAGTGGAAGTAACAGCAACAGCTGCCCCAACAGCCCTGGAGGTGTTTCTTTACCTTCCAGCCCTGCCTCCACCAACTATGCCCTGACACTCACGCCAGCTCACATCCATGTCCAGCGCTTGTCTCCACGTGCGGGAAAGCAGTCCAGACTGATCTTGCCGCTGGCGGAACTGACTGGATGCAGCTGCCCACGCTCGCCTGCCCCTCCTTTGCTGGTGCTATACTGGTATCCTCCGGGTCGTCGCCGCAAAGGTGTCTCCAGACATAGACAGGTGAGGGCATACTTGGCGGAGAGCAGAGTTGAGGCGGAGAAATGGAACGCTGCTATACAGAGCCTGCTGAGGGGAATGGATGTCAACTCCACCACAG AATTTTGCAAAAGCATGTTGCCCCGTCCCCGTCGACTGTTGCTGCTGGTTAATCCATTCAGTGGACGGGGTCAGGCAATGCAGTGGTGTCAAACGCACATACTTCCAATGATAAGAGAAGCCAACATCAGCTACAACCTCATACAGACGG AGCGTCAGAATCATGCACGTGAGCTAATCAGAGAGATCTCTCTACAAGAATGGGACGGAATTGTTATTGTTTCTGGAGATGGACTCTTGCATGAG GTGATAAATGGCCTTATGGAAAGGCCCGACTGGGAACAAGCAATAAAAACCCCTGTGGGAATCCTACCTTGTGGCTCTGGAAATGCACTTGCTGGTTCCATCAACCACTATGCAGG ATATGACATGTGCCTTCGGGAGCCTCTCCTCCTCAACTGCTGTTTTCTGCTGTGTCGGGGTGGGGTTAAACCGATGGACTTGGTGTCTGTTACAACCAGCCCATGCACTTCGTCCTCCACAACCAATCAGAATGGGCACCCACCTGCTCCCAGAAGgcttttctctttcctttctgtAGCCTGGGGTTTTGTGTCTGATGTGGACATAGAGAGTGAGCGCTACAGAGGGCTGGGCTCAGCACGGTTTACACTGGGAACACTAGTGCGATTGGCTTCTCTGCGCTCCTATAAAGGCCGTCTTTCTTACCTGCCACCCGGTATGGTCAACCCGTCCCCCGATGCCACACCTCAGCCGCCCCGCAGGCCACTTTCACGCAGCATTACCGAAGGTTTGGAGGGATTTTGTCGCACTCCTATTCACCGGACCTGCTCAGACATGGGCCTGAGTGAACAAAGAAGTCTCCGTAAGGGTGatggggaaagagagagagaaagagaacgggagagagaagagagagagcgggagagggagaggagaagagagagggCAAGAGGGGTTGGAGTAGTGAGAGCTAGCAGTCTCgctgaagacagagagagagaggtggaagCAGAAGAGAAGATGGAGGAGACATCAGGGACCAGCTCGGAATCCACTGAAAGGGAAGAGTGTGACAACACAGCCAGTAATAATGgaaacagagaagaagagaatAAACCAGGTGGGGATGAGATCGATGGAGAAGAAGTGACGAAAGTAAGAGATGATGCAAACGAATGCACTGAGAGTTATCAAACAACTCCACCTGAGATGCAACGCACACTACGTAAAAACTCTGCTCCTTCTAGCCAGATAATTAACGCCTTTTTCAGCCAGCCAATTGGTGCAGAATCTGACCAAGACTTGGAGGTGGCAGCCTACGGCAAGGAGGACGAAGACATAAATGGCACCTACTTTCAGAGAGAGGCATTTCCAGTTGACAAGTCTCGTGAGCGAGCCCTCACCATCTCATCTTCACCGTTCCGTCAGTCTCCTTTCAAAGCTTTCAAACCTAAAACTTTAGACCAGAACCAGAACCCCTCACGGCCACGGCCCCTCTCTCTTCTTCACCAATCACATTCAAACTCTCTCCCTCCAAAATttccctccctttctctctccctttcacCAACCCCTCCTTCATCTCCATCTTGCGCCTCTCCCCATTCTTCTTATCTCGCGCCACGTCCCAACACTCCCAGCTCGTCTTCCCCATCGCCTTCTTTTCATTCACCGACCCCTTCCTTCAACTTTGACCTTGCAGAGCCCGCAGGACCCCTGAAGAACCGCCCTTTCATGACATCCTCCATCAACCTGCCAGAGGATGATCTGCTACCTCCTCTTGACCAGCCTCTACCTACACGCGACTGGGTCACTATTGAGGGCGATTTTGTCTTGGTGCTTGCCATTTACCAGAGCCACCTGGGAGCAGATCTTCTCGCTGCACCTCAGGCTCGATTTGACGATGGGCTGATCCATCTGACATTTGTGCGGGCTGGTATCTCCCGGGCTACGCTGCTTAGATTGTTCCTAGCAATGGAGAGAGGAGCCCATTTGTCCGTTAGCTCTCCCTACGTTAGTCATGTTTCAGCTCGGGCGCTCCGCCTTCAACCGCTTTCATCACGAGGAACCCTCACTGTTGATGGCGAGCTGGTTCCCTATGGGCCTCTCCAGGCACAG GTTCATCCCTCCATGGCTCGTTTGATTGTTGGGGACTCTGGAATAAAGATTACAAGATTCTGA
- the sphk2 gene encoding sphingosine kinase 2 isoform X1, with product MRSPGPESPSMTEEALLHGQFGGWSSGGGSGSNSNSCPNSPGGVSLPSSPASTNYALTLTPAHIHVQRLSPRAGKQSRLILPLAELTGCSCPRSPAPPLLVLYWYPPGRRRKGVSRHRQVRAYLAESRVEAEKWNAAIQSLLRGMDVNSTTEFCKSMLPRPRRLLLLVNPFSGRGQAMQWCQTHILPMIREANISYNLIQTERQNHARELIREISLQEWDGIVIVSGDGLLHEVINGLMERPDWEQAIKTPVGILPCGSGNALAGSINHYAGYDMCLREPLLLNCCFLLCRGGVKPMDLVSVTTSPCTSSSTTNQNGHPPAPRRLFSFLSVAWGFVSDVDIESERYRGLGSARFTLGTLVRLASLRSYKGRLSYLPPGMVNPSPDATPQPPRRPLSRSITEGLEGFCRTPIHRTCSDMGLSEQRSLRKGDGEREREREREREERERERERRRERARGVGVVRASSLAEDREREVEAEEKMEETSGTSSESTEREECDNTASNNGNREEENKPGGDEIDGEEVTKVRDDANECTESYQTTPPEMQRTLRKNSAPSSQIINAFFSQPIGAESDQDLEVAAYGKEDEDINGTYFQREAFPVDKSRERALTISSSPFRQSPFKAFKPKTLDQNQNPSRPRPLSLLHQSHSNSLPPKFPSLSLSLSPTPPSSPSCASPHSSYLAPRPNTPSSSSPSPSFHSPTPSFNFDLAEPAGPLKNRPFMTSSINLPEDDLLPPLDQPLPTRDWVTIEGDFVLVLAIYQSHLGADLLAAPQARFDDGLIHLTFVRAGISRATLLRLFLAMERGAHLSVSSPYVSHVSARALRLQPLSSRGTLTVDGELVPYGPLQAQVHPSMARLIVGDSGIKITRF from the exons ATGCGCTCCCCAGGCCCAGAGAGCCCATCTATGACTGAGGAGGCCCTGCTGCATGGACAATTTGGTGGTTGGAGCAGCGGAGGAGGAAGTGGAAGTAACAGCAACAGCTGCCCCAACAGCCCTGGAGGTGTTTCTTTACCTTCCAGCCCTGCCTCCACCAACTATGCCCTGACACTCACGCCAGCTCACATCCATGTCCAGCGCTTGTCTCCACGTGCGGGAAAGCAGTCCAGACTGATCTTGCCGCTGGCGGAACTGACTGGATGCAGCTGCCCACGCTCGCCTGCCCCTCCTTTGCTGGTGCTATACTGGTATCCTCCGGGTCGTCGCCGCAAAGGTGTCTCCAGACATAGACAGGTGAGGGCATACTTGGCGGAGAGCAGAGTTGAGGCGGAGAAATGGAACGCTGCTATACAGAGCCTGCTGAGGGGAATGGATGTCAACTCCACCACAG AATTTTGCAAAAGCATGTTGCCCCGTCCCCGTCGACTGTTGCTGCTGGTTAATCCATTCAGTGGACGGGGTCAGGCAATGCAGTGGTGTCAAACGCACATACTTCCAATGATAAGAGAAGCCAACATCAGCTACAACCTCATACAGACGG AGCGTCAGAATCATGCACGTGAGCTAATCAGAGAGATCTCTCTACAAGAATGGGACGGAATTGTTATTGTTTCTGGAGATGGACTCTTGCATGAG GTGATAAATGGCCTTATGGAAAGGCCCGACTGGGAACAAGCAATAAAAACCCCTGTGGGAATCCTACCTTGTGGCTCTGGAAATGCACTTGCTGGTTCCATCAACCACTATGCAGG ATATGACATGTGCCTTCGGGAGCCTCTCCTCCTCAACTGCTGTTTTCTGCTGTGTCGGGGTGGGGTTAAACCGATGGACTTGGTGTCTGTTACAACCAGCCCATGCACTTCGTCCTCCACAACCAATCAGAATGGGCACCCACCTGCTCCCAGAAGgcttttctctttcctttctgtAGCCTGGGGTTTTGTGTCTGATGTGGACATAGAGAGTGAGCGCTACAGAGGGCTGGGCTCAGCACGGTTTACACTGGGAACACTAGTGCGATTGGCTTCTCTGCGCTCCTATAAAGGCCGTCTTTCTTACCTGCCACCCGGTATGGTCAACCCGTCCCCCGATGCCACACCTCAGCCGCCCCGCAGGCCACTTTCACGCAGCATTACCGAAGGTTTGGAGGGATTTTGTCGCACTCCTATTCACCGGACCTGCTCAGACATGGGCCTGAGTGAACAAAGAAGTCTCCGTAAGGGTGatggggaaagagagagagaaagagaacgggagagagaagagagagagcgggagagggagaggagaagagagagggCAAGAGGGGTTGGAGTAGTGAGAGCTAGCAGTCTCgctgaagacagagagagagaggtggaagCAGAAGAGAAGATGGAGGAGACATCAGGGACCAGCTCGGAATCCACTGAAAGGGAAGAGTGTGACAACACAGCCAGTAATAATGgaaacagagaagaagagaatAAACCAGGTGGGGATGAGATCGATGGAGAAGAAGTGACGAAAGTAAGAGATGATGCAAACGAATGCACTGAGAGTTATCAAACAACTCCACCTGAGATGCAACGCACACTACGTAAAAACTCTGCTCCTTCTAGCCAGATAATTAACGCCTTTTTCAGCCAGCCAATTGGTGCAGAATCTGACCAAGACTTGGAGGTGGCAGCCTACGGCAAGGAGGACGAAGACATAAATGGCACCTACTTTCAGAGAGAGGCATTTCCAGTTGACAAGTCTCGTGAGCGAGCCCTCACCATCTCATCTTCACCGTTCCGTCAGTCTCCTTTCAAAGCTTTCAAACCTAAAACTTTAGACCAGAACCAGAACCCCTCACGGCCACGGCCCCTCTCTCTTCTTCACCAATCACATTCAAACTCTCTCCCTCCAAAATttccctccctttctctctccctttcacCAACCCCTCCTTCATCTCCATCTTGCGCCTCTCCCCATTCTTCTTATCTCGCGCCACGTCCCAACACTCCCAGCTCGTCTTCCCCATCGCCTTCTTTTCATTCACCGACCCCTTCCTTCAACTTTGACCTTGCAGAGCCCGCAGGACCCCTGAAGAACCGCCCTTTCATGACATCCTCCATCAACCTGCCAGAGGATGATCTGCTACCTCCTCTTGACCAGCCTCTACCTACACGCGACTGGGTCACTATTGAGGGCGATTTTGTCTTGGTGCTTGCCATTTACCAGAGCCACCTGGGAGCAGATCTTCTCGCTGCACCTCAGGCTCGATTTGACGATGGGCTGATCCATCTGACATTTGTGCGGGCTGGTATCTCCCGGGCTACGCTGCTTAGATTGTTCCTAGCAATGGAGAGAGGAGCCCATTTGTCCGTTAGCTCTCCCTACGTTAGTCATGTTTCAGCTCGGGCGCTCCGCCTTCAACCGCTTTCATCACGAGGAACCCTCACTGTTGATGGCGAGCTGGTTCCCTATGGGCCTCTCCAGGCACAG GTTCATCCCTCCATGGCTCGTTTGATTGTTGGGGACTCTGGAATAAAGATTACAAGATTCTGA
- the gprc6a gene encoding G-protein coupled receptor family C group 6 member A isoform X2, translated as MCESIPVSRPGVREVSLAQFSHEGAMAPGDIIIGGFFPIHEAAEAVNYTGSNGFSSPQRPNCSRFYTKGLNQALAMIHAVEMANQSPMLSSLNITLGYRIYDTCSDVTTSLWAVQDLTRPFSECDSPTTSSQPVQPIMAVIGASSSEISIAIARELNLLLIPQISYASTATILSDKSRFPTFMRTVPNDEYQTHAMVQLLKDNKWTWVGIIITDGDYGRSAMESFVKHTESEGICVAFKAILPDSLADQQKLSTHINKTMDIIEKNTKVNVVVSFAKSSQMKLLFQGLLSRNISNNRVWVASDNWSTAKDILKDVNHSEIGNILGFTFKSGNVTAFYQYLKDLKFESEAMNNSFMEEFLKQPDTGNATNAVYKLIKNTYSDMIFSVQMAVSAIANAVAELCVQRQCKKPTAIQPWELFIHLRNITFEKEGDMYSFDANGDINLGYDVCQWDEHESEEHDIIAQYYPSNTSFTFTRKNLSDIENVVSKCSDSCQPGEYKKTAEGQHTCCYECLVCAENQYSNHTDADACSSCVTDSMWSNTNSSECHPKLYEYFEWNSGFAIVLLTLAALGLLLLFSVSALFFWQRNTLVVKAAGGPLCHLILFSLLGSFISVIFFVGEPSNETCMARQVIFGLSFTLCVSCILVKSLKILLAFQMNLDLKELLRKIYKPYVIVCICMGLQVAICALWLTLHRPFKDKAVQPKSILLECKEGSSVMFGLMLAYIALLALICFTFAYKGRKLPQKYNEAKFITFGMLIYLMAWVIFIPVHVTTSGKYVPAVEVVVILISNYGILSCHFLPKCYIIIFKKEYNTKDAFLNSVYEYARKSAENIRGLTGTDLHSKTENPVYVISNPSLVPEEKQVSVPKIDNMP; from the exons ATGTGTGAGAGCATACCTGTCAGTCGTCCAG GGGTTAGAGAAGTTTCTCTGGCACAGTTCAGCCATGAAGGAGCCATGGCCCCTGGAGACATTATCATTGGAGGATTTTTCCCCATCCATGAGGCAGCGGAGGCAGTGAACTACACTGGCTCAAATGGCTTCTCTTCTCCTCAGCGTCCAAACTGCAGCAG aTTCTACACAAAAGGTTTAAATCAGGCTCTAGCTATGATTCATGCTGTGGAAATGGCAAACCAATCTCCCATGTTAAGCAGTTTGAACATAACTCTTGGATATCGCATCTATGACACATGTTCTGATGTGACGACTTCACTTTGGGCCGTCCAAGATCTCACACGGCCGTTCTCAGAGTGTGATTCACCAACGACCTCTTCCCAACCTGTCCAGCCAATAATGGCGGTAATTGGAGCCTCCTCTTCTGAGATCTCCATCGCTATTGCCAGGGAACTCAACCTTCTGCTAATTCCACAG ATAAGTTATGCATCTACAGCTACGATTCTGAGTGACAAAAGTCGTTTCCCCACTTTCATGAGAACTGTCCCCAATGATGAGTACCAAACCCATGCCATGGTACAACTTCTGAAGGACAATAAATGGACCTGGGTTGGCATTATCATCACAGATGGAGACTATGGGCGTTCTGCTATGGAAAGTTTTGTTAAGCACACCGAAAGTGAGGGAATTTGTGTGGCGTTTAAGGCAATCCTACCAGACTCGCTGGCAGACCAACAAAAATTAAGCACTCACATCAACAAGACTATGGACAtcattgaaaaaaatactaagGTTAATGTGGTGGTCTCATTTGCTAAGTCATCTCAGATGAAGTTGCTATTTCAGGGCCTACTTAGTAggaacatttcaaataatagGGTATGGGTGGCCAGCGACAACTGGTCAACCGCTAAAGATATTCTGAAAGATGTAAACCACTCAGAAATTGGAAATATACTGGGCTTCACCTTCAAAAGTGGAAATGTTACAGCTTTTTATCAGTACCTTAAGGATCTAAAGTTTGAAAGCGAAGCTATGAACAATTCATTCATGGAGGAATTTTTAAAGCAGCCTGATACAGGCAATGCTACAAACGCAGtatataaactaattaaaaacacatattcGGACATGATCTTCAGTGTTCAGATGGCAGTCAGTGCTATTGCTAATGCGGTGGCAGAGCTATGTGTACAAAGACAATGCAAGAAACCTACAGCTATCCAACCCTGGGAG cTCTTTATACACCTGAGGAACATCACTTTTGAGAAAGAAGGAGACATGTACAGTTTTGACGCAAATGGCGATATTAATTTGGGCTATGATGTCTGCCAGTGGGATGAACATGAATCCGAAGAACATGACATTATAGCACAATACTATCCATCTAACACCAGTTTCACATTTACAAGGAAGAATCTAAGTGATATTGAG AATGTGGTATCTAAGTGTTCAGACAGCTGTCAGCCAGGGGAgtacaaaaaaacagcagaggGTCAGCACACTTGCTGTTATGAATGCCTCGTCTGCGCCGAAAACCAGTACTCCAACCACACAG ATGCAGACGCATGTTCCAGTTGTGTCACTGACAGCATGTGGTCAAACACTAACAGCTCAGAATGTCATCCCAAGCTTTATGAGTACTTTGAGTGGAATAGTGGGTTCGCTATCGTGCTGTTGACGCTGGCTGCCCTcggcctcctcctcctcttttctgTGTCCGCACTCTTCTTCTGGCAAAGGAACACTCTGGTGGTTAAGGCTGCAGGCGGACCGCTTTGTCATCTGATCCTTTTCTCCCTGCTGGGCAGTTTTATCAGTGTCATTTTCTTTGTGGGTGAACCAAGCAATGAGACGTGTATGGCGAGGCAGGTCATCTTTGGCCTGAGTTTCACGCTGTGTGTTTCATGTATCTTGGTGAAGTCCTTGAAGATCCTTCTAGCGTTCCAGATGAACCTAGACCTGAAGGAGCTTCTTCGCAAGATATACAAGCCGTATGTGATCGTTTGCATCTGCATGGGGCTTCAGGTCGCCATTTGCGCTCTTTGGCTGACCTTGCACAGGCCTTTTAAAGACAAAGCGGTGCAGCCCAAATCCATCCTCCTGGAATGCAAAGAGGGTTCAAGTGTGATGTTTGGGTTAATGCTGGCTTACATAGCTTTGCTGGCGCTGATATGTTTCACATTTGCTTACAAAGGCAGGAAACTTCCCCAGAAGTATAACGAAGCAAAGTTTATCACATTCGGTATGCTCATCTACCTCATGGCCTGGGTCATTTTTATTCCGGTGCATGTCACCACCAGCGGCAAATATGTACCGGCTGTGGAGGTGGTTGTTATTCTCATTTCAAACTACGGGATCTTAAGCTGCCACTTTTTGccaaaatgttacataattattttcaaaaaggaGTATAATACCAAAGATGCATTCTTGAACAGTGTTTATGAATATGCCAGAAAGAGTGCTGAGAACATCAGGGGCTTGACTGGAACTGATCTTCACAGTAAAACCGAAAATCCAGTCTACGTCATATCCAATCCGTCACTTGTGCCTGAGGAGAAACAAGTTTCTGTACCAAAAATAGACAATATGCCTTAA
- the gprc6a gene encoding G-protein coupled receptor family C group 6 member A isoform X1, translated as MAGVNVSLLLMLSVLVGVREVSLAQFSHEGAMAPGDIIIGGFFPIHEAAEAVNYTGSNGFSSPQRPNCSRFYTKGLNQALAMIHAVEMANQSPMLSSLNITLGYRIYDTCSDVTTSLWAVQDLTRPFSECDSPTTSSQPVQPIMAVIGASSSEISIAIARELNLLLIPQISYASTATILSDKSRFPTFMRTVPNDEYQTHAMVQLLKDNKWTWVGIIITDGDYGRSAMESFVKHTESEGICVAFKAILPDSLADQQKLSTHINKTMDIIEKNTKVNVVVSFAKSSQMKLLFQGLLSRNISNNRVWVASDNWSTAKDILKDVNHSEIGNILGFTFKSGNVTAFYQYLKDLKFESEAMNNSFMEEFLKQPDTGNATNAVYKLIKNTYSDMIFSVQMAVSAIANAVAELCVQRQCKKPTAIQPWELFIHLRNITFEKEGDMYSFDANGDINLGYDVCQWDEHESEEHDIIAQYYPSNTSFTFTRKNLSDIENVVSKCSDSCQPGEYKKTAEGQHTCCYECLVCAENQYSNHTDADACSSCVTDSMWSNTNSSECHPKLYEYFEWNSGFAIVLLTLAALGLLLLFSVSALFFWQRNTLVVKAAGGPLCHLILFSLLGSFISVIFFVGEPSNETCMARQVIFGLSFTLCVSCILVKSLKILLAFQMNLDLKELLRKIYKPYVIVCICMGLQVAICALWLTLHRPFKDKAVQPKSILLECKEGSSVMFGLMLAYIALLALICFTFAYKGRKLPQKYNEAKFITFGMLIYLMAWVIFIPVHVTTSGKYVPAVEVVVILISNYGILSCHFLPKCYIIIFKKEYNTKDAFLNSVYEYARKSAENIRGLTGTDLHSKTENPVYVISNPSLVPEEKQVSVPKIDNMP; from the exons ATGGCTGGTGTGAATGTGAGCCTCTTACTCATGTTGTCTGTGCTTGTAGGGGTTAGAGAAGTTTCTCTGGCACAGTTCAGCCATGAAGGAGCCATGGCCCCTGGAGACATTATCATTGGAGGATTTTTCCCCATCCATGAGGCAGCGGAGGCAGTGAACTACACTGGCTCAAATGGCTTCTCTTCTCCTCAGCGTCCAAACTGCAGCAG aTTCTACACAAAAGGTTTAAATCAGGCTCTAGCTATGATTCATGCTGTGGAAATGGCAAACCAATCTCCCATGTTAAGCAGTTTGAACATAACTCTTGGATATCGCATCTATGACACATGTTCTGATGTGACGACTTCACTTTGGGCCGTCCAAGATCTCACACGGCCGTTCTCAGAGTGTGATTCACCAACGACCTCTTCCCAACCTGTCCAGCCAATAATGGCGGTAATTGGAGCCTCCTCTTCTGAGATCTCCATCGCTATTGCCAGGGAACTCAACCTTCTGCTAATTCCACAG ATAAGTTATGCATCTACAGCTACGATTCTGAGTGACAAAAGTCGTTTCCCCACTTTCATGAGAACTGTCCCCAATGATGAGTACCAAACCCATGCCATGGTACAACTTCTGAAGGACAATAAATGGACCTGGGTTGGCATTATCATCACAGATGGAGACTATGGGCGTTCTGCTATGGAAAGTTTTGTTAAGCACACCGAAAGTGAGGGAATTTGTGTGGCGTTTAAGGCAATCCTACCAGACTCGCTGGCAGACCAACAAAAATTAAGCACTCACATCAACAAGACTATGGACAtcattgaaaaaaatactaagGTTAATGTGGTGGTCTCATTTGCTAAGTCATCTCAGATGAAGTTGCTATTTCAGGGCCTACTTAGTAggaacatttcaaataatagGGTATGGGTGGCCAGCGACAACTGGTCAACCGCTAAAGATATTCTGAAAGATGTAAACCACTCAGAAATTGGAAATATACTGGGCTTCACCTTCAAAAGTGGAAATGTTACAGCTTTTTATCAGTACCTTAAGGATCTAAAGTTTGAAAGCGAAGCTATGAACAATTCATTCATGGAGGAATTTTTAAAGCAGCCTGATACAGGCAATGCTACAAACGCAGtatataaactaattaaaaacacatattcGGACATGATCTTCAGTGTTCAGATGGCAGTCAGTGCTATTGCTAATGCGGTGGCAGAGCTATGTGTACAAAGACAATGCAAGAAACCTACAGCTATCCAACCCTGGGAG cTCTTTATACACCTGAGGAACATCACTTTTGAGAAAGAAGGAGACATGTACAGTTTTGACGCAAATGGCGATATTAATTTGGGCTATGATGTCTGCCAGTGGGATGAACATGAATCCGAAGAACATGACATTATAGCACAATACTATCCATCTAACACCAGTTTCACATTTACAAGGAAGAATCTAAGTGATATTGAG AATGTGGTATCTAAGTGTTCAGACAGCTGTCAGCCAGGGGAgtacaaaaaaacagcagaggGTCAGCACACTTGCTGTTATGAATGCCTCGTCTGCGCCGAAAACCAGTACTCCAACCACACAG ATGCAGACGCATGTTCCAGTTGTGTCACTGACAGCATGTGGTCAAACACTAACAGCTCAGAATGTCATCCCAAGCTTTATGAGTACTTTGAGTGGAATAGTGGGTTCGCTATCGTGCTGTTGACGCTGGCTGCCCTcggcctcctcctcctcttttctgTGTCCGCACTCTTCTTCTGGCAAAGGAACACTCTGGTGGTTAAGGCTGCAGGCGGACCGCTTTGTCATCTGATCCTTTTCTCCCTGCTGGGCAGTTTTATCAGTGTCATTTTCTTTGTGGGTGAACCAAGCAATGAGACGTGTATGGCGAGGCAGGTCATCTTTGGCCTGAGTTTCACGCTGTGTGTTTCATGTATCTTGGTGAAGTCCTTGAAGATCCTTCTAGCGTTCCAGATGAACCTAGACCTGAAGGAGCTTCTTCGCAAGATATACAAGCCGTATGTGATCGTTTGCATCTGCATGGGGCTTCAGGTCGCCATTTGCGCTCTTTGGCTGACCTTGCACAGGCCTTTTAAAGACAAAGCGGTGCAGCCCAAATCCATCCTCCTGGAATGCAAAGAGGGTTCAAGTGTGATGTTTGGGTTAATGCTGGCTTACATAGCTTTGCTGGCGCTGATATGTTTCACATTTGCTTACAAAGGCAGGAAACTTCCCCAGAAGTATAACGAAGCAAAGTTTATCACATTCGGTATGCTCATCTACCTCATGGCCTGGGTCATTTTTATTCCGGTGCATGTCACCACCAGCGGCAAATATGTACCGGCTGTGGAGGTGGTTGTTATTCTCATTTCAAACTACGGGATCTTAAGCTGCCACTTTTTGccaaaatgttacataattattttcaaaaaggaGTATAATACCAAAGATGCATTCTTGAACAGTGTTTATGAATATGCCAGAAAGAGTGCTGAGAACATCAGGGGCTTGACTGGAACTGATCTTCACAGTAAAACCGAAAATCCAGTCTACGTCATATCCAATCCGTCACTTGTGCCTGAGGAGAAACAAGTTTCTGTACCAAAAATAGACAATATGCCTTAA